Below is a window of Cytobacillus firmus DNA.
TAGAACTAAACGACTTAGTAAAAGCTATTGAAGAAGAATTTGGTGTAACTGCTGCTGCTCCTGTAGCAATGATGGGCGGAGCTGCTGCTGGTGGCGCTGCTGAAGAGCAAACTGAATTTGACGTTGTTCTTGCTTCTGCAGGCGACCAAAAAATCAAAGTTATCAAAGTGGTACGTGAAATCACAGGTCTTGGACTTAAAGAAGCGAAAGAACTTGTTGACAACACTCCAAAAGCTCTTAAAGAAGGCGTTTCTAAAGAAGAAGCTGAAGAAGTTAAAGCTAAGCTTGAAGAAGTTGGAGCTGGCGTTGAAGTTAAGTAATAGCCTTTATGAAAAGTCCGCTGCTTAAGCGGGCTTTTTGTTTTGGGAAATTATAAAAAATAGCGAAATGTTTATAACTGTGGATGAACTTGTCTGCGTCTGGCTTCAGCAGTTACGGTTTTGTTATAACTTTTTGCTTTTTAATGGGCAATCCTATATAATTCCTTCGAAACCACATAATTTGTGATTCTCCTTTTATCTTCTTATATATACTCCTGGAGGTGATTTCATGTCTGAACACTACTATTCCAAAACACAGCAAGTTGATAGCAGCCCTAAAACCTGGAACTATACACTAAAGGAATTCCCTTTCCGCTTTAAAACAGACAACGGTGTTTTTTCAAAGGGTGAAGTGGATTTTGGGTCTAAATTATTAATCGAGACATTTGAACTGCCGGAAGCGGATGGGAATATCCTCGATGTCGGCTGCGGATATGGACCTATCGGGCTGACTGCTGCAAAGCTTATGCCGGAACGGACTGTTCATATGGTTGATGTAAATGAGAGGGCGCTTGGCCTGGCGAAGGAAAATGCAGAATTGAACGGCATAAAAAATGTCCAAATCTATGAAAGTGACCGCCTTGAAAGTACGAAAGGCAATAAGTTTGCGGCTATCCTGACAAACCCGCCAATCCGCGCCGGGAAAAAGATAGTGCATGATATTTTTGAACAAAGCTTTGAGGCTCTGATATCGGGCGGAGAGCTATGGGTTGTCATCCAGAAAAAGCAGGGTGCACCATCTGCGATCGATAAACTGACAGAGTTATTCGGTGAAGTGGAGACAGCAGAAAAGAAAAAAGGCTATTTTATATTAAGAGCAAAAAAAGATTGACTTGACTTTTTTGCTATGATAGTATTGTAAAATGCCAACATATTATATTTCTATTTATAACTAAATTTATCTAATAGTTGTATAAATTTGGTTTTAATGGGAAAGCTAACAAAATAATAGTCGTATTGTGAAAATGTGGTTTTTGAAGTGAAAACCCTTTTTCTTTTTGTCTTGTAAGAATGGAGGCTTGGCTTTATGTCCCTGTCCTTTTTTGGGGGATAAGCCTGCTTCTGGGCCAGTTTTACTGGCTGGCTTCGTGCGCCATCGGTCCAGCTGCTAATACCTGAACCGATAGGCAGGCGCTCATTGCTTTTCTTATAGGATGATATAAATTGCTATTAGCAACAATAACGCTTGATTTGAGGGGTGAATCAGTTGACAGGTCAACTAGTTCAGTATGGACGACACCGCCAACGTAGAAGTTACGCACGAATCAGTGAAGTTTTAGAATTACCAAATCTAATCGAAATCCAAACCTCTTCTTATCAATGGTTTCTTGATGAGGGTTTACGAGAAATGTTCCATGATATTTCTCCGATTGAAGACTTTACTGGTAATTTGTCGCTTGAATTTATTGATTACAGCCTTGGCGAACCAAAATATTCCGTTGAGGAATCGAAAGAACGAGATGTTACATATTCTGCACCTTTACGTGTGAAAGTGCGTCTTGTAAACAAAGAAACAGGCGAAGTTAAAGACCAGGATGTCTTTATGGGTGACTTCCCGCTTATGACAGAGACAGGTACGTTCGTTATTAATGGAGCGGAACGTGTCATTGTATCCCAGTTAGTGCGTTCTCCGAGCGTATACTTCAGTGGAAAGCTTGATAAAAACGGGAAAAAAGGCTATACAGCAACCGTAATCCCGAACCGCGGCGCATGGCTTGAGTATGAAACAGATGCCAAAGACGTCGTATACGTCAGAATAGATCGTACTCGGAAACTGCCCGTTACGGTTCTTTTGCGTGCACTTGGGTTCGGCTCTGATCAAGAGATCATCGATTTGGTTGGAGACAACGAGTACATTCGCAATACGCTTGAGAAAGACAATACTGAAAGCACTGAAAAAGCGCTTCTTGAAATCTATGAGCGTCTTCGTCCTGGCGAGCCGCCAACGGTCGAAAATGCAAAAAGCTTGCTTGTCTCAAGATTCTTTGATCCAAAGCGTTATGACCTTGCGAACGTTGGACGCTATAAGATCAATAAGAAGCTTCATATTAAAAATCGTCTGTTTGGCCAAAAACTGGCTGAAACGCTTGTGGATCCTGAAACTGGCGAAATCATTGCGGAAAAAGGCGTTACACTTGACCGCCGTACATTAGACCGCATTCTTCCTAACCTTGAGAAGGATATCGGCTTCAAAACGGTAAGCCTGTTAGGCGGAGTAGTAGATGATGAAGTGTTGCTACAGTCTATTAAGATTTACGCGCCTAATGAAGATGGCGAAAAGGTCATCAATGTGATCGGCAATGCCTATGTGGAAGAAGCAGTGAAAAACATTTCACCTTCTGACATCATTGCATCTATCAGCTATTTCTTTAACCTTCTGCATTCTGTAGGAGATACAGATGATATTGACCATCTTGGAAACAGACGTCTTCGTTCAGTCGGAGAACTATTGCAGAACCAGTTCCGCATCGGTTTATCCCGTATGGAGCGTGTGGTCCGCGAAAGAATGTCCATCCAGGATACAAATACGATTACACCTCAGCAGCTGATTAATATCCGTCCTGTTATTGCGTCAATTAAAGAGTTCTTTGGAAGCTCTCAGTTGTCCCAGTTCATGGACCAGACAAATCCGCTTGCTGAACTTACACATAAACGCCGTCTTTCTGCGTTAGGACCGGGCGGTCTGACGCGTGAACGTGCCGGCTTCGAAGTCCGTGACGTTCACTACTCTCACTATGGCCGTATGTGTCCGATTGAAACGCCGGAGGGACCAAACATCGGTCTGATTAACTCCTTATCTTCATTTGCGAAGGTAAACCGCTTCGGCTTTATCGAAACACCATATCGCCGAATCGACCCTGAGACCGGAAAAGTTACATCCCGTATCGACTATCTGACAGCCGATGAAGAGGATAACTATGTAGTGGCACAGGCAAATGCACTTCTTGGTGACGATGGTTCATTCCTGGACGAAGAAGTAGTTGCCCGTTTCAAAGGTGAGAACACAGTTGTCAAACGCGACCGTGTTGACTACATGGATGTATCGCCGAAACAGGTAGTATCTGCTGCGACAGCATGTATCCCGTTCCTTGAAAACGATGACTCCAACCGTGCCCTGATGGGAGCGAACATGCAGCGTCAGGCTGTGCCATTGATGCAGCCGGAGGCCCCAAGAGTCGGAACTGGTATGGAATATGTATCAGGTAAAGACTCAGGTGCTGCAGTCATCTGTAAGCATGAAGGAATTGTTGAGCATGTAGAAGCCCGCGAAGTTTGGGTTCGCCGTATTCAAAATGTAGATGGCCAGGAAGTTAAAGG
It encodes the following:
- the rpoB gene encoding DNA-directed RNA polymerase subunit beta; translation: MTGQLVQYGRHRQRRSYARISEVLELPNLIEIQTSSYQWFLDEGLREMFHDISPIEDFTGNLSLEFIDYSLGEPKYSVEESKERDVTYSAPLRVKVRLVNKETGEVKDQDVFMGDFPLMTETGTFVINGAERVIVSQLVRSPSVYFSGKLDKNGKKGYTATVIPNRGAWLEYETDAKDVVYVRIDRTRKLPVTVLLRALGFGSDQEIIDLVGDNEYIRNTLEKDNTESTEKALLEIYERLRPGEPPTVENAKSLLVSRFFDPKRYDLANVGRYKINKKLHIKNRLFGQKLAETLVDPETGEIIAEKGVTLDRRTLDRILPNLEKDIGFKTVSLLGGVVDDEVLLQSIKIYAPNEDGEKVINVIGNAYVEEAVKNISPSDIIASISYFFNLLHSVGDTDDIDHLGNRRLRSVGELLQNQFRIGLSRMERVVRERMSIQDTNTITPQQLINIRPVIASIKEFFGSSQLSQFMDQTNPLAELTHKRRLSALGPGGLTRERAGFEVRDVHYSHYGRMCPIETPEGPNIGLINSLSSFAKVNRFGFIETPYRRIDPETGKVTSRIDYLTADEEDNYVVAQANALLGDDGSFLDEEVVARFKGENTVVKRDRVDYMDVSPKQVVSAATACIPFLENDDSNRALMGANMQRQAVPLMQPEAPRVGTGMEYVSGKDSGAAVICKHEGIVEHVEAREVWVRRIQNVDGQEVKGDLDKYRMLKFIRSNQGTCYNQRPIVAVGNRVTKGEILADGPSMELGELALGRNVLVAFMTWDGYNYEDAIIMSERLVKDDVYTSIHIEEYESESRDTKLGPEEITRDIPNVGEDALRNLDERGIIRTGAEVKDGDLLVGKVTPKGVTELTAEERLLHAIFGEKAREVRDTSLRVPHGGGGIVLDVKVFNREDGDELPPGVNQLVRVYIVQKRKISEGDKMAGRHGNKGVISRILPEEDMPYLPDGTPVDIMLNPLGVPSRMNIGQVLELHLGMAARALGIHVASPVFDGAREEDVWSTIEEAGMARDAKTVLYDGRSGEPFDNRVSVGVMYMIKLAHMVDDKLHARSTGPYSLVTQQPLGGKAQFGGQRFGEMEVWALEAYGAAYTLQEILTVKSDDVVGRVKTYESIVKGENVPEPGVPESFKVLIKELQSLGMDVKILSGDEEEIEMRDMEDEDEVQQAESLTIAPETQNEEQAVTKE
- the rplL gene encoding 50S ribosomal protein L7/L12, translated to MTKEQIIEAVKSMTVLELNDLVKAIEEEFGVTAAAPVAMMGGAAAGGAAEEQTEFDVVLASAGDQKIKVIKVVREITGLGLKEAKELVDNTPKALKEGVSKEEAEEVKAKLEEVGAGVEVK
- a CDS encoding class I SAM-dependent methyltransferase, whose amino-acid sequence is MSEHYYSKTQQVDSSPKTWNYTLKEFPFRFKTDNGVFSKGEVDFGSKLLIETFELPEADGNILDVGCGYGPIGLTAAKLMPERTVHMVDVNERALGLAKENAELNGIKNVQIYESDRLESTKGNKFAAILTNPPIRAGKKIVHDIFEQSFEALISGGELWVVIQKKQGAPSAIDKLTELFGEVETAEKKKGYFILRAKKD